The Streptomyces sp. V3I7 genome segment GTGCGGGCCGACAAGGGCTTCGGCACGGACGAGCTGCTCGACCTGGGCCGGGCGATGCGGAACTTCTCGCCCTCCTCGTCCGAATTCACCACCGTCCCGATCGGCCGGATGGGATACGCGGTCAAGGGCATCGGCTCGACGCTGAAGTGGGACCGGGCCAAGGCGGACAAGCTCTTCCAGTCCCTGCGCGAGGACCGGCCCCTGACCGTGAAGCGGCCGCCCCGCGTGCAGCCGACGGTCGTGGAGGTGCCGCCGCAGCAGATCCGGGTTCGGGTGGAGAACGGCACCCGCACCGCCGGGCTGGGACGACAGGTCGACGCGGCCCTGGCGGCCACGGGCTTCGCCACCGACCGGCATCCGGTGACCTCCACCGACCAGTCCGCGAAGCGCACGGTGATCATCTACGACCCCCGCTGGGACCGTTCGGCCCGCTCCCTCCAGGCGGCACTGCCCGGCAGCGAGCTACGCGCGAACCGCGGACAGGGCCCGGTGCTCAAGGTGATTGCCGGAGCGGACTTCCGCAACGCGCGCAAGGTACGCGGCGAGGAACCGGCGAAGCCGGACGACGGGGCGGTACGGGGCGACGAGGTGGTGTGCTCCAAGGGCGCGTGACCGCTTGGCGCGCCTGGGGTCCCCCGCCCCAGATCCCTCCAGTCGACGCTTCCCGGCAGCCGGCAGCGCCCGGCGCGCGGGCAGGACCCCGCGCTCAAGGTGATCGCCGGAGCGGACTTCCGCAACGCGCGCAAGGTACGCGGCGAGGAACCGGCGAAGCCGGACGACGGGGCGGTACGGGGCGACGAGGTGGTGTGCTCCAAGGGCGCGTGATCGCTCGGCGCGCTCCGGGAGCCCGGGTGCCTCAGTCCTCGATCCCGTCCGCCGCCCGCTGTTCGCGCAGCTCGCGGATGGCGCGGCGGCGGGCCAGGCGGTGGGTGCGGCGGATCTGGGCCTCCTGGTAGCGGCGCTTGTCGCGCTCGGTCTCGGGGAGGACGGGCGGGACCGGGCGGGGCTTGCCGTCGGCGTCGACCGCCGTGAAGACCAGGTAGGCCGAGCCGACCTGGGTGGCCGGCGCCGATTCGTTCCAGCGCTCGGCGAGGACCCGCACGCCGACCTCCATCGAGGTGCGGCCGGTCCAGTTGACCTGCGCCTTCACATGAACCAGGTCGCCCACGCGCACCGGCTCCAGGAAGGCCATCTCGTCCATGGAGGCGGTGACGGCGGGGCCGCCGCTGTGCCGGCCGGCCACCGCGCCCGCCGCGTCGTCCACCAGTTTCATGATCACGCCACCGTGCACCGACCCGAGGAGGTTGGTGTCGTTGTGGGTCATGATGTGGCTGAGGGTGGTGCGGGAGGCGGACGTGGGCTTGCCCGGGATCTCCGGGAGCTCCTGGGTGTCCCGGGAGACCGTGGTGTCCTGGGTGTCCGATTCCACAGCTGGGGCCTGGTCTGTCATGGCCTCCACCTTATGCCGAGGTGACATTCACGGACTTTGTGTTGGCTTCGCAACAGCCCGGCCCTGATTTGCCACCGACCCTTGTAAAGGACGGGGTCCGGCCCTGCACACTGGGGCGCATGAATGATTGGCCCGAGGGATGGTCCGACGACAACCGCGGCAGACCGTACGGACGCGGCAGCGCCAGCGCGCACCCCGAGGGTGCCCGTGTGATGCGCCAAGTCCGGCGCGGTCCGGCGGCCCCGCCCGGCCAGGGCGGCGCGTACGGCGGCGGGATCCCGCAGCAGCCGTACGG includes the following:
- a CDS encoding acyl-CoA thioesterase, producing the protein MTDQAPAVESDTQDTTVSRDTQELPEIPGKPTSASRTTLSHIMTHNDTNLLGSVHGGVIMKLVDDAAGAVAGRHSGGPAVTASMDEMAFLEPVRVGDLVHVKAQVNWTGRTSMEVGVRVLAERWNESAPATQVGSAYLVFTAVDADGKPRPVPPVLPETERDKRRYQEAQIRRTHRLARRRAIRELREQRAADGIED